AGACCATAACTCAGGGCAATACAAAAAGTCCCTTCGAGGTCTTTATAATTTTAACCTCATCTCCCTGCTCCGCGCTCAGGAACTCCGGTCGTTTAATCGTAACGGTCTCATACGTCTCAGGGTCCAGCACCTGGATCGTTGATCTCTCATCTACCACGAGCACTGCAGGGACCGCATCCTCTCTCCTGCCTAATTTTCGCACATCCATCAGGCTTTCGAAGCTCTCAATGAACCTTCTGCCTGTAACGATATCGACACCGCTCAAATGCTTTCCGCAGCTCTGTACCTCGATCACCTTATCGTCCGCGTCTATTATGTCCCCCTTCACGAACTCAGGAAGGCGGAGCGCAAATGTGATGCGGTAAAGATCCTCTCCGTTTTTCTGGCCTACAAGTTTCGGCGATTCAGCGAACCTGCCGCCGAATGCTTCGATTATGGCTCTGCATATCTGTTTTCCGAGCTTTGAGAGCCCCACATAAAGATCGATGCCCTCTTCAAGTTTTTCCGTCTTCGCGATAAATGCAAGCCTGTCTCCCTTTTCCTGCGCGCGCGATGCGACATCTTCTGCGATTGCTTGGCATTTTTTAAGTTCCTCTTTCGTGGGTATCCTATTGTCCGCCCTTATCTGGACGATCCCTTCAAAATAACCCCCCGATATCCTGCTACATGTATCGCAGGTTTCCCAGTTTACCCGGACTTCTGCATCCTGTGCATCTTCTATCTGCACTTCCCGGATTTTCGCTCTTCCTTTTATGTTCACGCGGTATCTGGAATAGTCAAGCTGTTTGGGGGATATTGTGAGCTCAAGGTTCGAAGCCTCTTTATTTACATTGAGATTATCCTTTACAGAATCAATGATCGTCTGCTTCTCATCTTCTTTTAACGCCCATTTGCCCTTCTTGTAAACAGAACCGCATGTCGGGCATATCCGCACGCTAACGACTTCGGGGCATTCGATCAATTTTTTGTTGCCAATGAAGCATTTCCCGCATACATTGTCATGAAAAATATCGGCTTCATTGCCGCATTTCGGGCAGAATAAATTACTCATCCTTTAATGAACTCCGAACCGCCTCAACGATACTGTTCCTGGAATTGTGGACCGGTTCCCAGCCAAGCTCCTGAATCTTATCTATAGAAAGCACCATGCTTGGAACATCGCCTTTCCATCCTCGCTTCCCCCCTGTGTAGTGGAATTTGACATTTTTTAAACCCATTTCTTCAACGATTATTTCCCCTATCCCGGTAGCGTTAATGGCATCTGCCGAGCCAACATTAAAAATATTTACCATATCGTGAGATTCCTTCACCGCGAATAGCATCGCATCGACACAGTCTGAGACATGGAGATATGATTTTCGCTGCTGACCGTCCCCCAGGATTTCAAGGTTGTGAGGATCATCCCTGAGTTTCTTTATAAAATCCACGATTATCCCGTGAGTACCCCGGGGGCCTACGATGTTGGCAAAACGGAAAATCCATGCCCTCAATCCAAATGTACCACAAAAAGAAGTTACGAGAGCTTCACAGGCAAGTTTTGATGCGCCGTATAATGATATCGGGATAAGCGGCCCATAAGATTCAGGCGTGGGTATAATGCCGGCTTCTCCATACACCGTGGATGTTGAGGTGAACGCGATATTTTTTTGCCCGTTCATTCGCATGGATTCAAGGACGTTATATGTTGCAATTATGTTCTGCTCAAGATGCACCCTGGTATTTTCTGCGCCCAATCTGACATCGGGATTTGCCGCCAGATGAAATATCATATCCGCGCCATCGATTGCTTTTCTGAGCTTTTCTGGCTCCGTCAGGTCGGCTTTGATGAAGCTGAAATTCCCATTCGAGGTATGAGCATTAAGGAATTCCAGTTTCCCTGAACTCAGGTTATCTATAACAGTTACCTTGTTACCCTCTGAAAGCAGTTTGTCCACCAGATTACTTCCTATGAAGCCTGCCCCTCCTGTTACCGCTATATTTCGTTTCATAAATATTTCATAAAAATGATTTTATATCATTAGAATTTTTTGCTGAATATAAGATTCCAAGTTGGAGTAGCAACTAATAAAGATTGTGGAAATGCACCGCAAAATATTATTTTTGACTCTTTATGCGTTCTGCGCACCCTGAAATGATCGCAGGCACTGCGCCTATCGCCGTACAAGTTTCAAGTGAAACGCCCCTGGACGTAATATCGAGATGGAACTCTGCCATCTCAAATAATTCCCGCGGAAGTCCCTTATGACCGAGCCCTATCAGGAAAAGGAAGGATTTTCTTTTGTTAACGTTCTCTGCAATAGTGTGTACATCTGTCTTCTTGCCCGGGGCGGGATGGGATGTTGTAACCACAGGGGAGCCGAACTGAGGCTGGAACCCTTTTTCCGGAAGATCAAAAACGAAGAACCTGCCCGACCTGAACAACTCTTCAAGATATTTCCCGGAACTGCCTATTGTAGTTTTATCTTTAACGAAACTTACCAGTTCCTCTGCCGTCATCCTAAATGGATAATCAAAAAGGGCAAGATTGAACCCGAAGGCGTATGCGACCGGAGCAGCTCTGGCAATACTGCGGTAATGAGCCTCATGAACCTTGATTTTATCGTATGTATTCACGATCCCCAGTGTCAGCATATTTCTAAAATTTATAGAAAAGAAGTGCGGATTATATGTCCAGATACGTGTATCTGTACATAACATCTTTATAATTGTTCAAAATATCCTCTGCATCCGATTTGGATAATTTGTTCTCCCTCAATGCCTGGTTCACCTCGGATTCAAAAGTGGATAAAAGTGCATTGATATTATATTTGACATAGCCCAGGGTATCGCAATTCCGATCCCCGTTCACGCTTGTCTTGATATGCCACTCACCTTTATCATCCACTATTATGTGGACTTCATTGGCAGCGCCGAAAAGGTTATGATAGTCCCCGATGGTATCCTGGTATGCGCCAAGCATGAGGACGGCAAGATAATAAGGCCCGTTATTCAGATCATGAAGTTCAAGTATCTCCTTGACATCCTTCAGATCCACGAACTTGTCAATCTCTCCATCCGAATCGCAAGTAATATCCACAATGGTCCCGTATTCGGTTGGTTTCTCATGAGCCCTGTTCACAGGAACGACCGGGAACAGTTGCTTTAAGGCCCAGAAATCCGGCATTGACTGGAAGATCGAGAAATTGCCAATATATTTTTTGGAAAGGAGTTTATTCAGGTCATCGAAATCATCGGATTTATTCTGTGTTTCCCTGGCAAAGCCTATGGCTTTCTCGCAGATCTGCCAGAAAAGAAGCTCTCCCTTGGATTTATCCTCAAGTTCAAGCTCACCAAGGTTGAACAGGGAAAGAAGCTCTTCACGATGCTGCAGGGCGTCATGATAATACTCAATATAGTTCTTGATGTTTATTTCTCTTAATCCATCGTACAGGTCTTTTATTATGTGCGGCTCATTCCCCACTATTTCGACATTGCCGCCATGGTTGCCGTTCTTATTCCCCTTAATGTTTATGACAAGTACCGAATGATATGCAGCGATGGCACGCCCGCTTTCTGACAGTATCACGGGATGAGCAACATTTTCCTCGTCGCATACGTCTTTGAGAGAATAAACCACATTGTTCGCATATTCCTGGATCGTGTAATTCGCACTCGCATCTGAGGAAGTCTTGCTCCCATCATAGTCAATCCCCAGACCACCCCCGATATTGAAATATTTGATGTTGATGTGCTTATTCTTAATTTTGGCATACACTCTTGCAGCTTCCTTTACAGCCTTCTGTATCCTTCGTATCTCGGTTATCTGCGAACCTATGTGGAAATGAAGCATCTGCAGTTGAGGGATCATATCATACTGGGCTATGACCTTTATACAATCAAGCATTTCAGTAGTGGTCAGCCCGAATTTTGCAGATTCCCCACCGGATTCTGCCCATTTTCCGCTGCCTTTTGAGTATAATTTTGCCCGGATGCCAATAAGCGGCTTTACATTCAACTGGTTTGCAAGTTCCAATAATCTTTTTGTTTCGTTGAACTCATCGATCACAATGATAACGTTATTTTTCAATTTGATCGCGTTAAGTGCGAGTGTAAGATATTCGTCGTCCTTATAACCGTTGCATATCAAAAGGGCTTCAGGGCTCAGATCAAATGATAGCGCAGCGAGAAGCTCTGCTTTTGTTCCCACTTCCAGACCCATATTGAATTTCTTGCCCGATTTGACGATCTCCTCGATGACTTCTTTTCGCTGGTTCACCTTCATCGGGAATACACCCTGGTATGAGCTATTGTACTTGAACTCGGAGATCGAATTAGAGAAAGCCCCGTTCAATTCTTTTATCTGTCCCTCGAGAATTTGCGGGAACCTGAGCAATATCGGAAATTTGATTTTTTTTGTGGTCAGGCTTTCCACTACGTTTTTTAGATCGACGGTCTCTGCGTCCTTTTTCGTGGGCCTGACAATAAGATTCCCGTTTTTATTAAAAGAAAAGTATCCGTTTCCCCAGCGCTCTATACCGTACAGATCAATTGCGTCTTCGATTTTCCACATTTAAGTAAATCTCACGTCCTTCAAAACCGAATTAAACAATACCTGATTAGGTTTAAAGTTTTCTATCGGATCGGCTTTGCACCTAAACCACATTCTGCACCTAAAGTCTATTTTGAGAACTTAACCGGCTTATTTGTTTCTGAAGCTCGAAGAATAATCTCATCAAGCATAACGGCGGGAGTTAAGTTGCTGTTGTTCGCTTTCGACACTTCTTCCCATTTATACAGAAGCTCTTTCATTACTCTGGTGGCAGAGAAACCCCTGTCTAAAGGCAGGGGAGTGAATGTCACACGCTGTTCGTTGCTCATGGTTTTACCTTTTTATTTTTGTATAAATAGGCTAATGCGCTTGTCACCCAAGAAATTATCAATCCAACCCCAATTCCCCGAAGGTATATGCTGCTTATAAGATGTCCCATTAAAACGAATATCACACTCAGAACTAACTCGAATAATATGAGCGTCGTATCTAACCGTCCCAAAATGCTTTTTCTATCCATGTTTTTCACCTTTTTATCATAATGTTCTGCCACTGCTTGAATAGCCCGTCCTTTAGGGTGGGGTTCTTTATTTCCTTTTCAAATTTTGTGCCTTTGAGAGCTTTGCACCTAAAGTCGGTCAAAAACGGTACTTTAGGTGCAAAGCTCATCGGATCTTTCATCGCCCTCTCTGTCCAATGTATACCTGTTCAACCCTCTCTATTGAATCCGCATCATCCGCCGATTTATCGCTTCTCACATTGACAAGCCTGGGAAAGCGAAGCGCATACCCGGAATCGTAGTTAGGGCTTTTCTGTATTTCCTCAAAAGCCACCTCAAAAACTATCTTCGGCTCAAAATCCAGATGTATCCCGCTTTCTGAAATCACCAGGTCCATGAATAATTTGGTCAACTCCTCGAGTTGCTCATCCGTTATGCCGGTAGCCACCCGCCCGATCGAAAGGAACTTGTCCGTATCCGGGTCACGGCATGCCAGTAAATAGGAACCGATAAGTTTTGTTCTTCTCCCTTCTCCCCATTCCCCCCCCACAACCACCAGGTCAAGTGTTTCCATAACAGGTTTTAATTTAAGCCAGTTCTTCCCTCTCTTTCCGGGTGAATAAAAGGAATCCGGATTTTTTAGCATTACTCCCTCATGGCCTGCAGCCAGTGCCTCCTTATAAATAGTTTCCACAACGGATATGTCGTGCGTGGTTTTCTGATCGGCCAGAATGCTTTTATCGCATGTTTCCTCAAGCCTGAGCCGCCTCTCCTTCAGGGGTTTATCGATAAGACTGTCGCCATTCAAATACATGATATCGAACAGGTTCAAGAAGAGAGGTATCTCAAGTGCAGTTTCTGAGATATCGTACTTTCGCCTGAAACGTTTCAGGATTTCCTGGAAAGCCATTGGGCGTTTGTCTTTACCAAGAGCTACTGCTTCACCATCAAGAATGACCCTTTGTGCAAAAACATTTGATCTTACGGATTTCACGATATCAGGTAGTGAAGACGTTACATTCTCAAGTTTGCGCGAATAGATGACAACACTGGAGCCGTCCTTGTGGATCTGTACACGCGCCCCGTCGAATTTCCATTCCACTGCCAGCTTCCCCATTTCTTCCACCGCTTCCTTCATGCCGGGTGCTATCTGAGCAAGCATAACTCTAAGAGGGCGCCCGATCAAGACACCTAGCTTCTCAAGACCAATTTTCCCTTCATTTTTCGCCGTATATGCCACGATCCCAAAATCGTTTACGATCATGTATCCCCGCTCGACAAGGTCCGCAGGAACCTCAAAGGCTTCTGCGATTGCATTCCTTACGATACCCTCTCCAACCCCGATGCGAAGTTCTTCTATAGCCAGACGCCCAATGTAGGGTATTTCAACAGGCCCTGAGGCGGCAAGCAGGTACTGGAGGTTCTTTATTTTCGCATCCTGTGACCCTTTTCCCTGGAGTCGAGCTATGGTCTGAAATCGCATGTATACATCGAGAATCGACAGTTTCTCATGTGAAAAAAAACCAAGATTCTTTTTGCCAGATTCCATTGCTTTTGCTGCCGCAAGGCCGATATCTCCCGTATCCCTCACGAATTCTTCTATGCGCTTAACAGGGAGGGAGGATATTTTAGATATGGCGGAATATAAAAGGCTCGGCCCGATACCAAGCTCTTCTTCACTCCAAACAGGGAACACGCGTCCCATGATGAAACGGCTTGAGATCTCAAGTTCATTGTCATCCACTTTCCTTAAAAAATCCGCAACGATTGAAGTCATTTCAAGCGACCCTGAGATCGACTCGATTTTGCTGCAGACCTCTGCAAATTCCTCAAAGGATGTCATAGAAGATAATTAGAACCACTCCCGCCGGGAATTGGGGAACCATATGATCGAGTTAAAAAATAGGGTAAATAAAAGGGGTTGGCCCTTTTATTCATTACTTGGTCGCATTAGCAAGTGCTGCTGCGTGAATGGCACCAATATCGGTACCGTGGCAATTTGTGCAGTATTTGCCTCTTGACAGATGTATTACGATAAGGTTACCCAGACTGGGTTTCAAATTGTCTGGCGGTGCAGCATGGCAATTTTCGCAAACTGCATAGTGACCTGGTCCTTCTCCCTTCTCTACCGTGGGGATCTTTGGTGGGAATCCGTGGCAAGTGTCACAGTTCAGGTTTACTGTACCAGGTCCTATGTGGATATTGTGGACCTGACTGCCGTGGCAGTTTATACAAAGTTTTCCACCATTGACGTGGGGAGAGTAATTCTGAGGGTTTACATGGCATAATTCGCATTTGATTGTCGCTACCTGGGAAGTTGTCGGTGCTGTTGAAGTGGCCCCTGCCGATGGGGTTCCTGTGGATGGTGGTGGTGGTGTTGCAGAAGTTCCTGTCGGAGTTGCAGCCGGCGTCTTTTCAGGCGTCCCTGCCGGCGCCAATTTGGTTGTACCCCCGAGGATAAAATAACCCCCCGCGGCAACAAGTATCAGGGCAACTATGATCGCAATGTAAATAGGTACCTTCGTCTCTTTATCGTCCATTTAAATATCACCATGCTAAATTGGGTTTTATATCTTTTAAATGTTTTGGTTTTACCTGAACCTGAGAAAAGCGCTGTTCAATAACATAGCGAAAGTCCTGAAACTCCATCCTGAAGGAAGATAACGCTGACATCACTGGGCTTCAAAAAGAGAAATATATAAATAATTAGTATTTTATATTTATATTGTCAGTTTTAACATCGGTCATCGGTTAATCCTTAGTTTTCCTCCTTCGATCTCATATTCAAGCCAGAGAGTGGGTTTTGATGACAGTCCGACAATTCTTATGTAATTCTTGTCATTTTCCTCTTTGATCTCAATGATACCATCAAAAAGTTGTTTTAATGTCGCTATTGTATGATCGTCATGCATGCCAACTTCTATTACAAAAATTCCAAGGGCTCCAGCTGCCTTGACGCGTCCTGTAAGAACATGCATGAACCTGAAAACGGTCTGGATATTTGAATACATCAATATTCCAGAAAGTGAATTGATATGAAGCTGGATTTTCAGGAGTTTCTTTTTCATGAGAAAATCCTCAAAAAACTGGCTTATGCGTACTCCTATTCCGGTCAAATCCACGGGACTGCTGGCAAATTTGATGTTTTCAGTTTCAATGGCAGTCACTCCAATCGATTTTGTAATGCAATCAATAATCCCTATCCTTGATAGCGGAAGTACCATTTTGTTCTCTTTGAACCATTCCAGGATTTGAGTAGGTGATTCATGAGTTGTTACCGTTATTAATGCATTTTCATTTATCTCCGCACCGTGAAACATTATATTGTACAAGATAATTTCTTTTTGGATCATTGGCGGACCGACCAGCATGATGTTCGTGCCATTTCTTATGCCTCCAATTGCATTATCCAGTTCTTCAATACCAAGTTTATAATCACTCATTGTTCCCCCTCCTAATGGTATGGTTTAATCCGATTTTCGCGTTTCATAAACTCTGTTGCGTTCAATGATGTCATAGAAAATCAGTACAATACCAATGATGTTATCTTTGTCATCATTGATAGTTGAACCGATAATATCTACGGGTATTTTCATACCTTCCTTTGTTATCAATACCGTATGATCTGCTAGACCGTAAAAAATATCTTCTCGAATGGCCTTCGTTACAGGGTTTTCTACCTGTTTGTCAGATTCTTCGCTAATAATATTGAATACGGTTGTCAGAGGTTTACCTGAAGCATCTTCCTGCTTCCAGCCCGTCAGTGCCTCTGCAATTGGATTCATAAGTCTTATGGTTCCTTCCGGGTCAGTTGCAATCACTGAATCACCTATACTTTGAATTACTGCAACAAGCCATTGATTGCTCTCTTTCAATCTCCGTTCACTTTCTTTTAATTTCTGTTCCATATAATGTTTGTAGAGGGCAATCTCAATAGTAATCTGTAATTCTCTTTCTCTGAATGGTTTAATCAAATACCCGAAAGGTTCTGTTAATTTTGCTCGTTCCAGTGTTTTTTCATCAGCGTAAGCTGTGAGGTACACGATCGGGGTGTCTAAATGGGAGCGTATTTGCTCAGCAGCTTCAATCCCATCCATCTTACCATGTATTACAATATCCATCAGCACCAGATCAGGATTATTTTCTCTCGTCTTTTTAATAGCCTCTTCTCCTGAAGATACTATTACTGGAACAGTATATCCCATCTTCTTCAATCTTCGTTGTATATCTTCGGCAATAGTAATTTCATCTTCAACAACAAGTATCTGTTTTACGGTCTTATCCGATCTTCTTTCTATGCCTTCATCGACAATAATTCCCATCTTTAACACCCTGTATTTGTATCTCTGGGGTCATTTTATCCCTCTAAATTTTATTTTAAACTCTGTTCCTTTAATTCGATTAAGATTGATTTCACCGTGAAGTTGATTTTCTGCTAGCGTTGTGACAAGATGTAAACCCAATGACTCGGTTTTTCTGAAATCCAAATCTTTCGGTATACCAATACCATCATCGCTGACCACGAGTTCAAGCATAGTTTCACCAATCGAGCGAAATGCTATCTTAATTTCACCGCCGGTGCCTGCTGGAAATGCATATTTTAGAGAATTAGTAACCAGTTCATTAATTATCAATCCGCATGGAGTCGCAAAATCAATATCCAATGGAATGTTTTCGATATTCATGTTTAGTGTTATTTTGCTTCCATTAACTTCAAATGTTTGAATAACGTCAGCTATCATATCACTAATGTACTCATTGAAGTCGATTTTTGCTAAGTTTTTGGACTGATAAAGTTTTTCATGGACAAGAGCTATCGATAATATTCTGTTCTGGCTTTCTATAAACATATCAATCACGTTTTTATCTCTGATGTATTGGGATTGATGTGCTAGTAGACTGGAAACAATCATCAGATTGTTTTTGACACGATGGTGAATCTCCCTCAAAAGTATTTCTTTTTCTTTGAGGGACTGAATGATCTGCTCCTGAGCCTGCTTTTGCTCTGTGGCATCTTTAATAACAACAACATATTTCACTTCGCCTTTTATTTTCACTTTATTATTACTTACAAAGATATCTCTTCGTGATCCGTTTTTTGTTACAATTGCTGCTTCATAAGGCTTACTTATACCTTGTTGGATTTCTTCCCAACGCATTCGCATGAACTCATGCTTATCCTCCGGAATGACTTTCATAAACGGTTCACCAATAAGCTCATCCATAGGCCATCCGAGTATTTTTGAAAATGCAACATTACCATACTCGAACTTTCCTTCTGTATCAACCACAAATATCCCGTCAACTGATGTTTTAATGATAGTATCAATATAATTGTTTGATTCTTTTAGTTTTTCTTCAGCCCGCTTGCGCTCTGTAATATCTCTCATGACG
This DNA window, taken from Candidatus Methanoperedens sp., encodes the following:
- a CDS encoding NMD3-related protein; protein product: MSNLFCPKCGNEADIFHDNVCGKCFIGNKKLIECPEVVSVRICPTCGSVYKKGKWALKEDEKQTIIDSVKDNLNVNKEASNLELTISPKQLDYSRYRVNIKGRAKIREVQIEDAQDAEVRVNWETCDTCSRISGGYFEGIVQIRADNRIPTKEELKKCQAIAEDVASRAQEKGDRLAFIAKTEKLEEGIDLYVGLSKLGKQICRAIIEAFGGRFAESPKLVGQKNGEDLYRITFALRLPEFVKGDIIDADDKVIEVQSCGKHLSGVDIVTGRRFIESFESLMDVRKLGRREDAVPAVLVVDERSTIQVLDPETYETVTIKRPEFLSAEQGDEVKIIKTSKGLFVLP
- a CDS encoding NAD-dependent epimerase/dehydratase family protein, with protein sequence MKRNIAVTGGAGFIGSNLVDKLLSEGNKVTVIDNLSSGKLEFLNAHTSNGNFSFIKADLTEPEKLRKAIDGADMIFHLAANPDVRLGAENTRVHLEQNIIATYNVLESMRMNGQKNIAFTSTSTVYGEAGIIPTPESYGPLIPISLYGASKLACEALVTSFCGTFGLRAWIFRFANIVGPRGTHGIIVDFIKKLRDDPHNLEILGDGQQRKSYLHVSDCVDAMLFAVKESHDMVNIFNVGSADAINATGIGEIIVEEMGLKNVKFHYTGGKRGWKGDVPSMVLSIDKIQELGWEPVHNSRNSIVEAVRSSLKDE
- a CDS encoding DUF531 domain-containing protein — encoded protein: MLTLGIVNTYDKIKVHEAHYRSIARAAPVAYAFGFNLALFDYPFRMTAEELVSFVKDKTTIGSSGKYLEELFRSGRFFVFDLPEKGFQPQFGSPVVTTSHPAPGKKTDVHTIAENVNKRKSFLFLIGLGHKGLPRELFEMAEFHLDITSRGVSLETCTAIGAVPAIISGCAERIKSQK
- the speA gene encoding biosynthetic arginine decarboxylase, yielding MWKIEDAIDLYGIERWGNGYFSFNKNGNLIVRPTKKDAETVDLKNVVESLTTKKIKFPILLRFPQILEGQIKELNGAFSNSISEFKYNSSYQGVFPMKVNQRKEVIEEIVKSGKKFNMGLEVGTKAELLAALSFDLSPEALLICNGYKDDEYLTLALNAIKLKNNVIIVIDEFNETKRLLELANQLNVKPLIGIRAKLYSKGSGKWAESGGESAKFGLTTTEMLDCIKVIAQYDMIPQLQMLHFHIGSQITEIRRIQKAVKEAARVYAKIKNKHINIKYFNIGGGLGIDYDGSKTSSDASANYTIQEYANNVVYSLKDVCDEENVAHPVILSESGRAIAAYHSVLVINIKGNKNGNHGGNVEIVGNEPHIIKDLYDGLREINIKNYIEYYHDALQHREELLSLFNLGELELEDKSKGELLFWQICEKAIGFARETQNKSDDFDDLNKLLSKKYIGNFSIFQSMPDFWALKQLFPVVPVNRAHEKPTEYGTIVDITCDSDGEIDKFVDLKDVKEILELHDLNNGPYYLAVLMLGAYQDTIGDYHNLFGAANEVHIIVDDKGEWHIKTSVNGDRNCDTLGYVKYNINALLSTFESEVNQALRENKLSKSDAEDILNNYKDVMYRYTYLDI
- a CDS encoding ATP-dependent DNA ligase, which produces MTSFEEFAEVCSKIESISGSLEMTSIVADFLRKVDDNELEISSRFIMGRVFPVWSEEELGIGPSLLYSAISKISSLPVKRIEEFVRDTGDIGLAAAKAMESGKKNLGFFSHEKLSILDVYMRFQTIARLQGKGSQDAKIKNLQYLLAASGPVEIPYIGRLAIEELRIGVGEGIVRNAIAEAFEVPADLVERGYMIVNDFGIVAYTAKNEGKIGLEKLGVLIGRPLRVMLAQIAPGMKEAVEEMGKLAVEWKFDGARVQIHKDGSSVVIYSRKLENVTSSLPDIVKSVRSNVFAQRVILDGEAVALGKDKRPMAFQEILKRFRRKYDISETALEIPLFLNLFDIMYLNGDSLIDKPLKERRLRLEETCDKSILADQKTTHDISVVETIYKEALAAGHEGVMLKNPDSFYSPGKRGKNWLKLKPVMETLDLVVVGGEWGEGRRTKLIGSYLLACRDPDTDKFLSIGRVATGITDEQLEELTKLFMDLVISESGIHLDFEPKIVFEVAFEEIQKSPNYDSGYALRFPRLVNVRSDKSADDADSIERVEQVYIGQRGR
- a CDS encoding recombinase RecA, with product MSDYKLGIEELDNAIGGIRNGTNIMLVGPPMIQKEIILYNIMFHGAEINENALITVTTHESPTQILEWFKENKMVLPLSRIGIIDCITKSIGVTAIETENIKFASSPVDLTGIGVRISQFFEDFLMKKKLLKIQLHINSLSGILMYSNIQTVFRFMHVLTGRVKAAGALGIFVIEVGMHDDHTIATLKQLFDGIIEIKEENDKNYIRIVGLSSKPTLWLEYEIEGGKLRINR
- a CDS encoding response regulator; translated protein: MGIIVDEGIERRSDKTVKQILVVEDEITIAEDIQRRLKKMGYTVPVIVSSGEEAIKKTRENNPDLVLMDIVIHGKMDGIEAAEQIRSHLDTPIVYLTAYADEKTLERAKLTEPFGYLIKPFRERELQITIEIALYKHYMEQKLKESERRLKESNQWLVAVIQSIGDSVIATDPEGTIRLMNPIAEALTGWKQEDASGKPLTTVFNIISEESDKQVENPVTKAIREDIFYGLADHTVLITKEGMKIPVDIIGSTINDDKDNIIGIVLIFYDIIERNRVYETRKSD
- a CDS encoding PAS domain S-box protein, whose protein sequence is MRDITERKRAEEKLKESNNYIDTIIKTSVDGIFVVDTEGKFEYGNVAFSKILGWPMDELIGEPFMKVIPEDKHEFMRMRWEEIQQGISKPYEAAIVTKNGSRRDIFVSNNKVKIKGEVKYVVVIKDATEQKQAQEQIIQSLKEKEILLREIHHRVKNNLMIVSSLLAHQSQYIRDKNVIDMFIESQNRILSIALVHEKLYQSKNLAKIDFNEYISDMIADVIQTFEVNGSKITLNMNIENIPLDIDFATPCGLIINELVTNSLKYAFPAGTGGEIKIAFRSIGETMLELVVSDDGIGIPKDLDFRKTESLGLHLVTTLAENQLHGEINLNRIKGTEFKIKFRGIK